The following coding sequences lie in one Bacillota bacterium genomic window:
- a CDS encoding ATP-binding protein — DVTERIKIQAQLLQAARLAALGEMAAGVAHELNTPLAVILGDVQLLMRNFTKNDQKQKLLEDIKTCGLRCKQIVQGLLTFSRQEQYVFHVLSVNDVVREALKLVSYQIETDNIQIELDLDPKVLSISGNTRQLEQVIVNLLLNAKQSFEGHGGKRPRLIGVKTGYDPERNRVFIKISDTGKGIPRENLTQIFDPFFTSKGGGKGTGLGLSVSLGIVQSHNGTISVESEAGKGSTFAVYLPPYQNSQKEGTDETDEPLLTS; from the coding sequence GATGTCACGGAAAGGATCAAAATCCAGGCGCAGCTCCTCCAGGCTGCCCGGCTTGCCGCCCTGGGGGAGATGGCGGCCGGGGTTGCCCACGAACTGAACACCCCCCTTGCCGTGATTCTTGGTGATGTACAGCTTTTAATGCGTAACTTTACGAAAAATGACCAGAAACAAAAGCTCCTGGAGGACATCAAAACCTGCGGCCTGCGCTGCAAGCAGATCGTCCAGGGCCTCCTTACCTTCTCCCGCCAGGAACAGTACGTTTTTCATGTTCTTTCTGTCAATGATGTGGTCCGCGAGGCCTTGAAGCTCGTCTCCTACCAGATCGAAACCGATAACATCCAGATCGAGCTCGACCTGGATCCAAAAGTCCTTTCAATTTCAGGAAACACCCGCCAGCTGGAGCAGGTAATAGTAAACCTCCTCCTTAACGCCAAGCAGTCTTTCGAGGGCCATGGGGGGAAACGGCCGCGCCTGATCGGGGTAAAGACGGGGTATGATCCGGAACGAAACCGGGTTTTTATTAAGATCTCCGACACGGGCAAGGGGATTCCGCGGGAAAACTTGACCCAAATTTTTGACCCCTTCTTTACAAGCAAAGGAGGGGGGAAAGGAACGGGACTTGGACTCTCCGTCAGCCTGGGCATCGTCCAGTCGCACAACGGAACCATCAGTGTAGAAAGTGAAGCCGGAAAAGGGAGCACCTTTGCCGTATACCTCCCTCCTTACCAGAACAGCCAAAAGGAAGGGACTGACGAGACAGATGAGCCCTTGCTTACTTCTTGA